In a single window of the Biomphalaria glabrata chromosome 13, xgBioGlab47.1, whole genome shotgun sequence genome:
- the LOC129922549 gene encoding serine-rich adhesin for platelets-like codes for MARIPRREDFTQGKLHHIPSLHHTSCKNGSKRNHQDTSSVTFINPGTHGSSHQDTSSVTFINQGTHGSSHQDTSSVTFINQGTHGSSHQDTSSITFINQGTHGSSHQDTSSVTFINQGTHGSSHQDTSSVTFINQGTHGSSHQDTSSVTFINQGTYGSSHQDTPSVTFINQGTHGSSHQDTSSVTFSNQGTHGSSHQDKSSITFINPGTHGSSHQDTSSVTFINQGTHGSSHQDTSSVTFINPGTHGSSHQDTSSVTFINQGTHGSSHQDTSSVTFSNQGTHGSSHQDTSSVTFINQGTHGSSHQDTSSVTFINKGTHGSSHQDTSSVTFSNQGTHGSSHQDTSSVTFSNQGTHGSSHQDTSSITFINPGTHGSSHQDTSSVTFINQGTHGSSHQDTSSVTFINQGTHGSSHQDTSSVTFSNQRTHGSSHQDTPSITFINPGTHGSSHQDTSSVTFINQGTHGSSHQDTSSVTFINQGTHGSSHKDTSSVTFINQGTHGSSHQDTSSVTFINQGTHGSSHKDTSSVTFINQGTHGSSHQDTSSVTFINQGTHGSSHQDTSSVTFINQGTHGSSHQDTSSVTFSNQGTHGSSHQDTSSVTFSNQGTHGSSHQDTSSVTFINQGTHGSSHQDTSSVTFSNQGTHGSSHQDTSSVTFSNQGVHGSSHQDTPSVTFINQGTHGSSHQDTSSVTFSNQGTHGSSHQDTSSVTFINQGTHGSSHQDTSSITFINQGTHWSSHQDTSSVTFINQGTHGSSHQDTSSVTFSNQGTHGSSHQDTSSVTFSNQGTHGSSHQDTSSVTFINQGTHGSSHQDTSSVTFINQGTHGSSHQGTSSVTFINQGTHGSSHQDTSSITFSNQGTHGSSHQGTSSVTFINQGTHGSSHQDTSSVTFINPGTHGSSHHDTPSVTFIN; via the exons ATGGCTCGTATCCCAAGACGTGAAGATTTTACTCAGGGGAAACTTCATCATATTCCTTCTCTGCACCACACCAGCTGTAAAAACGGCTCTAAAAGAAA TCACCAGGACACATCTTCAGTTACATTCATTAACCCAGGAACTCATGGGTCAAGTCACCAGGACACATCTTCAGTTACATTCATTAACCAAGGAACTCATGGGTCAAGTCACCAGGACACATCTTCAGTTACATTCATTAACCAAGGAACTCATGGGTCAAGTCACCAGGACACATCTTCAATTACATTCATTAACCAAGGAACTCATGGGTCAAGTCACCAGGACACATCTTCAGTTACATTCATTAACCAAGGAACTCATGGGTCAAGTCACCAGGACACATCTTCAGTTACATTCATTAACCAAGGAACTCATGGGTCAAGTCACCAGGACACATCTTCAGTTACATTCATTAACCAAGGAACTTATGGGTCAAGTCACCAGGACACACCTTCAGTTACATTCATTAACCAAGGAACTCATGGGTCAAGTCACCAGGACACATCTTCAGTTACATTCAGTAACCAAGGAACTCATGGGTCAAGTCACCAGGACAAATCTTCAATTACATTCATTAACCCAGGAACTCATGGGTCAAGTCACCAGGACACATCTTCAGTTACATTCATTAACCAAGGAACTCATGGGTCAAGTCACCAGGACACATCTTCAGTTACATTCATTAACCCAGGAACTCATGGGTCAAGTCACCAGGACACATCTTCAGTTACATTCATTAACCAAGGAACTCATGGGTCAAGTCACCAGGACACATCTTCAGTTACATTCAGTAACCAAGGAACTCATGGGTCAAGTCACCAGGACACATCTTCAGTTACATTCATTAACCAAGGAACTCATGGGTCAAGTCACCAGGACACATCTTCAGTTACATTCATTAACAAAGGAACTCATGGGTCAAGTCACCAGGACACATCTTCAGTTACATTCAGTAACCAAGGAACTCATGGGTCAAGTCACCAGGACACATCTTCAGTTACATTCAGTAACCAAGGAACTCATGGGTCAAGTCACCAGGACACATCTTCAATTACATTCATTAACCCAGGAACTCATGGGTCAAGTCACCAGGACACATCTTCAGTTACATTCATTAACCAAGGAACTCATGGGTCAAGTCACCAGGACACATCTTCAGTTACATTCATTAACCAAGGAACTCATGGGTCAAGTCACCAGGACACATCTTCAGTTACATTCAGTAACCAAAGAACTCATGGGTCAAGTCACCAGGACACACCTTCAATTACATTCATTAACCCAGGAACTCATGGGTCAAGTCACCAGGACACATCTTCAGTTACATTCATTAACCAAGGAACTCATGGGTCAAGTCACCAGGACACATCTTCAGTTACATTCATTAACCAAGGAACTCATGGGTCAAGTCACAAGGACACATCTTCAGTTACATTCATTAACCAAGGAACTCATGGGTCAAGTCACCAGGACACATCTTCAGTTACATTCATTAACCAAGGAACTCATGGGTCAAGTCACAAGGACACATCTTCAGTTACATTCATTAACCAAGGAACTCATGGGTCAAGTCACCAGGACACATCTTCAGTTACATTCATTAACCAAGGAACTCATGGGTCAAGTCACCAGGACACATCTTCAGTTACATTCATTAACCAAGGAACTCATGGGTCAAGTCACCAGGACACATCTTCAGTTACATTCAGTAACCAAGGAACTCATGGGTCAAGTCACCAGGACACATCTTCAGTTACATTCAGTAACCAAGGAACTCATGGGTCAAGTCACCAGGACACATCTTCAGTTACATTCATTAACCAAGGAACTCATGGGTCAAGTCACCAGGACACATCTTCAGTTACATTCAGTAACCAAGGAACTCATGGGTCAAGTCACCAGGACACATCTTCAGTTACATTCAGTAACCAAGGAGTTCATGGGTCAAGTCACCAGGACACACCTTCAGTTACATTCATTAACCAAGGAACTCATGGATCAAGTCACCAGGACACATCTTCAGTTACATTCAGTAACCAAGGAACTCATGGGTCAAGTCACCAGGACACATCTTCAGTTACATTCATTAACCAAGGAACTCATGGGTCAAGTCACCAGGACACATCTTCAATTACATTCATTAACCAAGGAACTCATTGGTCAAGTCACCAGGACACATCTTCAGTTACATTCATTAACCAAGGAACTCATGGGTCAAGTCACCAGGACACATCTTCAGTTACATTCAGTAACCAAGGAACTCATGGGTCAAGTCACCAGGACACATCTTCAGTTACATTCAGTAACCAAGGAACTCATGGGTCAAGTCACCAGGACACATCTTCAGTTACATTCATTAACCAAGGAACTCATGGGTCAAGTCACCAGGACACATCTTCAGTTACATTCATTAACCAAGGAACTCATGGGTCAAGTCACCAGGGTACATCTTCAGTTACATTCATTAACCAAGGAACTCATGGGTCAAGTCACCAGGACACATCTTCAATTACATTCAGTAACCAAGGAACTCATGGGTCAAGTCACCAGGGTACATCTTCAGTTACATTCATTAACCAAGGAACTCATGGGTCAAGTCACCAGGACACATCTTCAGTTACATTCATTAACCCAGGAACTCATGGATCAAGTCACCATGACACACCTTCAgttacattcattaattaa